Proteins encoded by one window of Flagellimonas lutaonensis:
- a CDS encoding TolC family protein, which yields MKNVKIIIGLLLVSAFAKAQELQSYIQEAEANNPVIQAYELRYNIAQEKVNEVNTLPNTVVSAGYFVSEPETRTGAQRARFSISQMLPWFGTITARENYASSMAENEFVEIAIAKRKLALSVAQSYYQLYANKAKQDILDENIQLLETYERLALTSVEVGKASAVDVLRLQIRQNELQQQKEVLQEDYLAEQSNFNNLLNRKESIAVEVVPEMTIPTEDPMYSKEGLALNPELLKYDRLYESIEQSELLNQKESAPNIGFGLDYVPVSERPDMTFSDNGKDIIMPMVSLSIPIFNNRYSSVSKQNELKQLEIESQKNERLNVLETAFAKATSQRNQARIQFNTQEKNLKQANDAEEILIKNYETGTIDFNDVLDIQELQLKFQMNQIESVRMYYAQSAIINYLIN from the coding sequence ATGAAAAATGTAAAAATCATCATCGGATTATTGCTTGTTTCCGCTTTCGCAAAAGCACAGGAACTGCAATCCTACATTCAGGAAGCGGAAGCGAACAATCCCGTTATCCAAGCATACGAACTTCGATACAACATCGCACAGGAAAAGGTCAACGAAGTCAATACGCTACCTAATACTGTGGTAAGCGCAGGATACTTTGTAAGCGAACCCGAAACCCGAACGGGTGCGCAACGGGCACGGTTTTCGATTTCGCAGATGTTGCCTTGGTTCGGCACGATAACGGCACGGGAAAACTATGCCAGCTCAATGGCGGAAAATGAGTTTGTAGAAATTGCCATTGCCAAACGAAAACTGGCACTTTCGGTCGCCCAATCCTATTACCAATTGTATGCCAATAAGGCGAAGCAGGATATTTTGGACGAAAACATCCAACTCTTAGAGACCTATGAACGGTTGGCATTGACCTCTGTGGAAGTGGGCAAAGCCTCTGCCGTGGACGTACTACGATTGCAGATTCGGCAGAACGAATTACAACAACAAAAGGAAGTCCTTCAGGAAGACTATTTGGCGGAACAGTCCAACTTCAACAATCTGCTGAACCGAAAGGAAAGTATCGCCGTGGAAGTTGTTCCGGAAATGACCATTCCAACGGAAGACCCGATGTATAGCAAAGAAGGATTGGCACTCAATCCGGAACTGCTAAAATACGATAGACTTTACGAGTCCATTGAGCAATCCGAATTGCTCAATCAGAAAGAAAGTGCCCCGAATATCGGTTTTGGATTGGACTATGTACCCGTTTCCGAACGTCCCGATATGACCTTTAGCGACAACGGCAAGGATATCATTATGCCAATGGTATCGCTGTCCATACCTATTTTCAACAACCGCTATTCATCGGTTTCCAAACAGAACGAACTGAAGCAACTGGAAATCGAATCACAGAAAAACGAACGATTGAATGTATTGGAAACCGCTTTCGCGAAAGCAACATCGCAACGCAATCAAGCCCGTATTCAATTCAATACCCAAGAAAAGAATTTAAAGCAAGCGAACGATGCCGAAGAAATCCTGATTAAGAATTATGAAACAGGAACCATCGATTTTAATGATGTACTGGACATACAGGAACTGCAACTGAAATTTCAGATGAACCAAATCGAGTCGGTGCGGATGTACTATGCACAGTCTGCGATTATCAATTATCTAATCAACTAA
- a CDS encoding site-specific integrase, producing MSTSAKIILRKKPNAKGLYPLAIRITKDRRSTYKHIGHYIELEDWDSKNLKVKKSHSEAESLNNLIASKLSEARKGLIALQTDNKGATARQIKKEIYKPTSSLTFFDFADEHLEALEAEKKINRHSTDSAWVSYIEKYCSGRHLTFQEINERFLKKFKIYLKGSCSLTETTAMNVMVLIRLLFNRAIRDKVVSKEIYPFGKDKFKIKFPETTKTGLSGKEIKALESVTELTDMERHSLNVWLFSFYFAGMRVSDVLFIRWSQIYDGRLHYRMGKNSKLLSLKIPAKVEKILLQYIEDRVNDDDFVFPEMKKADLSDAKDIYRKKKVANKKFNDHLKKIAKRAGIQKKVTMHIARHSFGNIAGDNIHPLMLQKLYRHTDLKTTINYQANFIHKDADDALDSVVNFL from the coding sequence ATGTCAACGAGTGCAAAAATAATACTTCGCAAAAAGCCTAATGCAAAAGGGCTGTATCCGCTTGCAATTAGGATAACCAAAGACCGTCGTTCAACTTACAAACACATAGGCCATTACATTGAATTAGAGGATTGGGACTCTAAAAACCTAAAGGTAAAAAAATCGCATTCTGAAGCTGAAAGCCTGAACAATTTGATAGCTTCCAAACTATCCGAAGCCAGAAAAGGGCTTATTGCATTACAGACGGATAATAAAGGTGCTACTGCTCGACAAATCAAAAAAGAAATATATAAGCCAACTTCGAGCTTAACTTTTTTTGATTTTGCTGACGAGCATCTTGAAGCCTTAGAAGCTGAAAAGAAAATCAATCGCCATTCTACAGATTCAGCTTGGGTGAGTTATATAGAAAAATACTGCTCTGGCCGACATTTGACTTTCCAAGAAATCAATGAGCGCTTTCTCAAAAAATTCAAGATTTATTTAAAGGGTTCTTGCTCATTAACTGAAACTACTGCAATGAATGTAATGGTATTGATAAGGTTACTGTTCAATAGAGCCATTAGGGATAAGGTTGTAAGTAAGGAAATATATCCCTTTGGCAAGGATAAGTTTAAAATCAAATTTCCCGAAACCACAAAAACAGGGCTTTCAGGAAAAGAAATAAAAGCCCTGGAAAGTGTTACTGAACTAACTGATATGGAAAGACACTCATTAAATGTTTGGTTGTTCAGTTTCTATTTTGCTGGAATGCGTGTTTCGGATGTGTTGTTTATAAGGTGGTCCCAGATTTATGATGGGCGATTGCATTATAGAATGGGGAAAAATTCAAAGTTACTCTCCCTTAAAATTCCAGCTAAGGTTGAAAAAATCTTGCTACAGTACATTGAGGACAGAGTAAATGATGATGACTTTGTTTTCCCGGAAATGAAAAAAGCTGACTTATCTGATGCGAAAGACATATATCGAAAGAAAAAAGTAGCAAATAAAAAATTCAATGACCACCTTAAAAAGATTGCGAAAAGAGCAGGCATCCAGAAAAAAGTTACGATGCACATTGCTCGACATTCTTTTGGCAATATTGCAGGCGATAACATTCATCCGCTTATGCTTCAAAAATTATATCGGCATACGGATTTGAAAACCACCATTAACTATCAAGCTAATTTTATTCATAAAGATGCTGACGATGCTTTGGACAGTGTGGTAAATTTTTTATAA
- a CDS encoding ArsR/SmtB family transcription factor, with translation MALELSCTRAEADQKQLMRCRETLKTSSESINSIGKVLALAGNETRLKILFLLNEEGELCPCDFSDILEMSVPAISQHIRKMKDAELITSRRDGQTLYYSLVKDSSNVLEGIFGRLKENKQVA, from the coding sequence ATGGCTCTTGAATTAAGTTGCACCCGTGCCGAGGCAGACCAGAAGCAATTGATGCGCTGTCGTGAGACGTTGAAAACAAGTTCAGAATCAATCAACAGTATTGGCAAGGTACTCGCCCTGGCAGGTAATGAGACCAGACTGAAGATACTTTTCCTCTTGAACGAGGAAGGTGAACTTTGTCCTTGTGATTTTTCAGATATACTGGAAATGAGCGTACCCGCAATTTCGCAGCATATCCGTAAAATGAAGGATGCTGAATTGATAACTTCGAGACGTGATGGTCAAACGTTGTACTACTCCTTGGTCAAGGATTCAAGCAATGTGTTGGAAGGAATATTCGGTAGGCTTAAAGAAAACAAACAAGTAGCATAG
- a CDS encoding HYC_CC_PP family protein, with translation MKKIFHKILSVLMALVVMFTTMSFTVDMHYCGDSLVDFSFFTKAESCGMEKAQPTRGCENPAMSEKSCCSDQKIVKEGSDDLKTSFNKLTFEQQTFVATFFYTYINLFEGLDENIVPFKDYSPPFIERDVQILYETYLI, from the coding sequence ATGAAAAAGATCTTCCATAAGATATTATCCGTTTTGATGGCTTTGGTAGTGATGTTCACTACAATGTCGTTTACGGTGGATATGCATTATTGTGGGGATTCTTTGGTTGATTTTAGTTTCTTCACAAAAGCAGAATCTTGCGGGATGGAAAAAGCACAACCAACCAGGGGTTGTGAAAATCCTGCTATGAGCGAGAAATCTTGTTGCTCGGACCAAAAAATAGTGAAGGAAGGTAGCGACGACCTTAAAACATCATTCAATAAACTTACTTTTGAGCAACAGACCTTCGTTGCCACATTTTTCTACACCTATATCAATCTTTTCGAGGGACTTGATGAAAACATTGTTCCCTTCAAGGATTACTCGCCCCCCTTTATTGAACGGGACGTTCAGATACTTTACGAGACCTATTTAATTTGA
- the merTP gene encoding mercuric transport protein MerTP, with protein MNTSKSSNTAAYTGIFTAVAASVCCITPVLALLAGTSGIASTFSWIEPFRPYLIGLTILVLGFAWYQKLKPKSQHEIDCACEDDEKPSFLQSKTFLLIVTLFASLMLAFPYYSGIFYTQPTKEIVYVQQDNIVKKTFTVEGMTCTGCENHVKSEVNKLDGILSVKASYKEGITIVKYDRTKVSEEQIINAINSTGYKVSE; from the coding sequence ATGAACACATCCAAATCATCAAATACAGCAGCGTACACCGGCATTTTCACAGCGGTCGCTGCCTCAGTCTGTTGCATCACACCAGTGCTTGCACTATTGGCAGGAACAAGCGGTATTGCTTCGACATTTTCTTGGATAGAACCTTTTAGACCTTATTTAATCGGACTGACAATTTTAGTTCTTGGATTCGCTTGGTACCAGAAGCTAAAGCCAAAATCACAGCACGAAATTGATTGTGCCTGTGAAGATGATGAGAAACCTTCTTTTCTACAATCAAAAACATTTCTGCTTATTGTGACACTCTTTGCGAGTCTAATGCTGGCATTTCCCTATTACTCAGGAATATTTTATACCCAACCAACCAAGGAAATCGTATATGTGCAACAGGACAATATTGTTAAAAAAACCTTTACCGTTGAAGGAATGACTTGTACTGGTTGCGAAAACCACGTCAAGAGCGAGGTAAACAAGTTGGACGGAATACTTTCTGTTAAGGCCAGTTACAAAGAGGGCATAACAATAGTCAAATATGACCGCACCAAAGTATCTGAGGAACAAATAATAAACGCAATCAACAGTACAGGTTATAAAGTCTCTGAATAA
- a CDS encoding multicopper oxidase domain-containing protein, which produces MKLKINLLLLLLISFGANAQFKANESEENVDNWPERVYDLTIDYETVNYTGKDVKAMTFNGSIPGPNLEFNEGEFAIINVTNKMDVETSVHWHGLILPNFYDGVPYLTTPPIQPGETQQYKFALKQSGTYWYHSHTGLQEQRGVYGSIQINPKETDLEYDKDLVLVLSDWMDENPKSQLRNLKRGNEWYLIKKNQIQSWDKVIAKGATGAKLKMMWQRMPDMAILDNYYDLFFINGQAEQDYPEFKPGERVRVRFVNAAAASYFWLTFGGQDPMLVSSDGLDVVPVKKNKTLISVAETYDFIVTIPESGKLEILATSQDGSGKASAFLGKGEVLPAAEVPKPDLIKQMQEMMAMDMKMGAPAAKFNPSKNDSIEKMKKYAMKMDGMKMDKMKGMKKDSTEMDHDKMGHEDMQMDDKMKMDDGGKMGGMKMGYMVPQEKVIGDNMKTGGNPEFNYHYLKAPGKTEFEDGKPVREMLFNLTGNMNRYVWSINGVPLSETDKIKINQGEVVRITLNNMTMMHHPMHLHGHFFRVLNENGEYSPLKHTVNVAPMQKVVIEFDAVEYGDWFFHCHVLYHINSGMARVFSYDTPRDERLKGYPLSNLTTEADHMWTWGEITGASHMTELFYTATNIRNQFTLRGEYGWNENLEAEFTYERWLNSYFRVFGGVNVENEGEDSLDEISTTGVVGVRYLLPLLIDSDLRIDNKLRPTISFATATMIFRNIALYGEYEYQMDFGWVTDFEEGTDFEEETTWQVGLEYVLSRNFSLMGSYDNRFGWGGGLSARF; this is translated from the coding sequence ATGAAATTGAAAATAAACTTACTTCTCTTATTACTCATTTCCTTCGGTGCGAACGCCCAATTCAAAGCGAATGAGAGTGAAGAGAATGTTGACAACTGGCCGGAACGGGTCTATGATTTGACCATTGATTACGAAACGGTCAACTACACGGGTAAGGATGTAAAGGCAATGACCTTTAACGGAAGTATTCCTGGACCCAATCTCGAATTTAACGAAGGGGAATTTGCCATCATCAACGTGACCAATAAAATGGATGTGGAAACATCGGTGCATTGGCACGGGCTTATACTGCCCAACTTTTACGATGGTGTACCGTATCTGACCACACCACCGATTCAACCCGGCGAGACCCAACAGTACAAGTTTGCGTTAAAACAATCGGGTACATATTGGTACCATTCCCACACAGGTTTGCAGGAACAACGTGGCGTTTATGGTTCCATCCAAATCAACCCCAAGGAAACCGACTTAGAATATGACAAAGATTTGGTATTGGTGCTATCCGATTGGATGGACGAAAATCCAAAATCACAGCTAAGAAACCTGAAGCGTGGCAACGAATGGTATCTCATCAAGAAGAATCAGATACAGAGTTGGGACAAGGTCATCGCCAAAGGTGCCACGGGTGCCAAATTGAAGATGATGTGGCAACGAATGCCCGATATGGCCATACTCGATAATTACTATGACCTCTTTTTTATCAATGGCCAAGCAGAACAAGACTATCCTGAATTCAAGCCTGGCGAACGGGTGCGGGTACGATTTGTCAACGCCGCCGCAGCCTCTTACTTCTGGCTCACCTTTGGTGGCCAAGACCCAATGCTGGTTTCATCTGACGGTCTGGATGTTGTACCGGTAAAAAAGAACAAAACGCTTATCAGCGTAGCAGAGACCTACGATTTTATCGTCACGATTCCCGAAAGCGGGAAGCTCGAAATACTTGCTACTTCACAGGACGGTTCTGGAAAGGCTTCGGCGTTTTTGGGAAAGGGCGAAGTCTTGCCCGCAGCAGAAGTTCCCAAGCCAGACCTAATCAAACAGATGCAGGAAATGATGGCAATGGATATGAAGATGGGCGCACCCGCCGCCAAGTTCAATCCCTCAAAAAACGATTCCATCGAAAAGATGAAAAAGTATGCGATGAAAATGGACGGAATGAAGATGGACAAGATGAAGGGAATGAAAAAGGATTCCACCGAAATGGACCACGATAAGATGGGTCACGAAGATATGCAAATGGACGACAAGATGAAGATGGATGATGGGGGCAAAATGGGCGGAATGAAAATGGGCTATATGGTACCACAGGAAAAGGTCATTGGCGACAATATGAAAACAGGTGGCAATCCAGAATTCAATTATCACTATCTAAAAGCACCCGGCAAGACTGAATTTGAGGATGGAAAACCTGTCCGGGAAATGCTGTTCAACCTCACGGGAAATATGAACCGTTACGTATGGTCAATCAACGGCGTACCATTGTCTGAAACCGATAAAATAAAAATCAATCAAGGCGAAGTGGTTCGTATTACCTTGAACAATATGACGATGATGCACCACCCGATGCACCTGCACGGGCATTTCTTCAGGGTGCTCAACGAGAACGGCGAATACAGTCCGCTAAAGCATACCGTGAACGTGGCACCGATGCAGAAAGTGGTCATCGAATTTGATGCCGTTGAATATGGCGATTGGTTTTTCCATTGCCACGTCCTCTATCACATCAACAGTGGGATGGCACGGGTATTCAGTTATGATACACCACGCGATGAACGCTTAAAGGGCTATCCACTTTCCAATCTGACCACAGAGGCAGACCATATGTGGACGTGGGGTGAAATCACAGGTGCAAGCCATATGACAGAACTTTTTTATACCGCCACCAATATCCGTAACCAGTTTACACTTCGCGGGGAATACGGTTGGAACGAAAATCTGGAAGCTGAGTTCACGTATGAACGTTGGCTTAACAGCTATTTCCGTGTATTCGGTGGTGTAAATGTAGAAAATGAGGGCGAGGACAGCCTTGATGAAATTTCAACGACGGGCGTTGTGGGTGTGCGCTACCTATTGCCGCTTCTTATCGATTCCGATTTACGGATAGACAACAAATTAAGGCCGACCATATCGTTTGCAACTGCAACGATGATTTTCCGAAATATCGCCCTTTACGGGGAATATGAATACCAGATGGACTTCGGCTGGGTCACCGATTTTGAGGAAGGGACCGACTTTGAAGAAGAGACCACTTGGCAGGTAGGCCTCGAATACGTTTTAAGCAGAAACTTTTCGTTGATGGGCAGCTACGACAACCGTTTTGGTTGGGGTGGCGGTCTATCGGCAAGATTTTAA
- a CDS encoding GDCCVxC domain-containing (seleno)protein has product MDTTILKSTITCPKCGHKEEEQMPTDACQFFYECKNCKVVIRPKEGDCCVYCSYGTKACPPVQNDMKCCE; this is encoded by the coding sequence ATGGATACTACAATTTTAAAATCCACCATTACCTGTCCCAAATGCGGGCACAAAGAAGAGGAACAAATGCCCACCGATGCCTGTCAGTTTTTCTATGAATGTAAAAACTGTAAGGTAGTAATTCGGCCAAAGGAAGGCGATTGTTGCGTGTACTGTTCATATGGCACCAAGGCTTGTCCACCTGTCCAAAATGATATGAAATGTTGCGAATGA
- a CDS encoding efflux RND transporter permease subunit: protein MLNKGIKFLIENKLVAVLMLALFVGWGIVNAPFNWDTGILPNDPVAVDAIPDIGENQQIVFTKWQGRSPQDIEDQITYPLTTSLLGIPGVKTIRSSSMFGFSSIYIIFEEDIEFYWSRSRILEKLNSLPSGLLPDGVNPALGPDATGLGQIFWYTLEGRDKDGNVTGGWDLQELRSIQDYYVKYALSSASGVSEVASIGGYVQEYQVDVDPEKMRQYNIGLADIVKAVKESNQDIGAQTLEMNKAEYLVRGLGYVKSIADIENAVVDSENFTSIRIKDVGKVHLGPAARRGILDKEGAEVVGGVVVARYGANPLEVINNVKDQIDEVSSGLPTKELADGRTSQVTIVPFYDRTELIQETLGTLNEALTLEILITILVIIIMVFNLRASILISGLMPVAVLMVFITMKLFNVDANIVALSGIAIAIGTMVDVGVILAENMIRHLEDEDLRVNKNGQPYTTNEIVYNATAEVSGAIVTAVMTTIISFLPVFTMIGAEGKLFRPLAFTKTMALAAALVIALFLIPPFAATFFRKTEIRERLKYAINGFLILLGITAVIFGYWIGLVLVAFGAVAILSMRVTFSRKQKNLINTVIATIAVVFLLAEYWRPLGFDRSLIMNLIFVAVSCFGVLGIFSLLRKYYDSILKWALQNRLLFLIIPTTLLVLGFFIMRNTGKEFMPALNEGSFLLMPTSLPHSGIEENKRVLQQLDMAVATIPEIETVVGKAGRTESALDPAPLSMYENVIQYKSEYMRNASGERQRYRVNDDGLFVLKNERFHINPNNEVESDANYEASQLQTTITRNELIPDDDGEYYRNWRPEIESPDDIWNEIVRVTILPGITSAPKLQPIETRLVMLQTGMRAPMGIKVKGQDLREIEAFGLELEDILKQAEGVKQQAVFADRIVGKPYLLVDIKREQLARYGISIMDVQEILQVAVGGMPLTQTVEGRERYAVRVRYPRELRESPTDLKNIYVPVEKGSPVPLGELVDIRYEQGPQVIKSEDTFLVGYVLFDKLDGFAEVDVVENAQSLIQDKIDNGELTVPKGISYKFTGTYENQLRAEKTLSIVVPLCLIIIFLILYFQFKSVTTSLMVFTGIAIAFAGGFVMIWLYGQDWFLNFSLFGENLRELFNIKTINLSVAVWVGFIALFGIATDDGVVMATYLDQSFEKEKPNDKPGIRQATLEAAGKRIRPCLMTTVTTVLALLPVLTSTGKGSDIMIPMAIPIVGGMLIDVTSYFLLPVLYSWREEYQLKRASK, encoded by the coding sequence ATGCTGAACAAAGGCATAAAATTCCTTATAGAAAATAAGCTCGTTGCGGTACTGATGCTCGCCCTTTTCGTGGGTTGGGGCATCGTGAACGCACCCTTTAATTGGGACACCGGAATATTGCCCAATGACCCTGTGGCTGTAGATGCCATACCCGATATTGGCGAAAACCAACAGATTGTTTTCACCAAGTGGCAGGGGCGCTCCCCTCAGGATATCGAGGACCAGATTACCTACCCGCTTACCACTTCCCTTCTCGGAATACCTGGCGTCAAGACCATTCGCAGTTCTTCGATGTTCGGCTTTTCGAGTATCTATATCATTTTTGAAGAGGATATCGAATTCTACTGGTCGCGTAGCCGCATCCTCGAAAAGCTCAATTCGCTACCCAGTGGTCTGTTGCCCGATGGTGTCAATCCCGCCTTGGGTCCAGATGCTACGGGATTAGGCCAGATTTTTTGGTACACGCTGGAAGGCCGTGATAAGGACGGGAACGTCACGGGTGGATGGGACTTACAGGAACTTCGTAGTATACAAGATTACTACGTAAAATATGCTCTTTCTTCTGCCAGCGGTGTTTCAGAAGTGGCTTCCATCGGTGGTTATGTGCAGGAATACCAAGTGGATGTTGACCCTGAAAAGATGCGTCAGTACAACATCGGTCTGGCCGATATAGTAAAGGCGGTTAAGGAAAGCAATCAGGACATCGGTGCGCAGACCTTGGAAATGAACAAGGCCGAATACCTGGTGCGCGGTCTGGGCTACGTGAAATCCATAGCAGATATAGAAAATGCCGTAGTTGATTCCGAAAATTTCACATCTATCCGAATCAAGGATGTAGGCAAGGTACACTTGGGACCAGCTGCACGTCGAGGCATTTTGGACAAGGAAGGTGCCGAAGTTGTGGGCGGTGTGGTGGTAGCCCGCTATGGTGCCAATCCGCTGGAAGTCATCAATAACGTTAAAGACCAAATCGACGAAGTAAGCTCGGGACTTCCCACTAAGGAATTGGCCGACGGTCGAACCTCACAAGTAACCATCGTTCCCTTTTACGACCGAACCGAACTCATTCAGGAAACCTTGGGAACGCTCAACGAGGCCTTGACCTTGGAAATCCTGATTACTATTTTGGTCATCATCATAATGGTGTTCAATTTGAGGGCATCCATATTGATTTCAGGATTAATGCCTGTGGCCGTCTTGATGGTTTTTATCACGATGAAGCTCTTTAATGTGGATGCGAACATCGTGGCACTCTCGGGTATCGCCATTGCCATCGGAACGATGGTGGATGTGGGTGTCATCCTCGCCGAAAATATGATTCGCCATCTGGAAGACGAAGATTTACGGGTAAATAAAAATGGTCAACCTTACACTACAAACGAAATCGTGTACAACGCCACCGCCGAAGTTTCCGGTGCTATCGTTACTGCGGTAATGACTACGATAATCAGTTTTCTTCCGGTGTTTACGATGATTGGTGCCGAAGGGAAACTCTTCCGACCATTGGCGTTTACCAAAACAATGGCACTGGCCGCAGCACTGGTTATTGCGCTATTTCTTATACCGCCATTCGCAGCCACTTTCTTTAGAAAGACCGAAATACGGGAACGGCTCAAATATGCCATCAATGGGTTTTTAATCTTATTGGGAATCACCGCCGTGATTTTTGGGTATTGGATAGGTTTGGTACTTGTCGCTTTTGGCGCGGTGGCCATTTTATCGATGCGTGTTACGTTTTCGCGGAAGCAGAAAAATCTCATCAATACGGTTATTGCCACCATCGCCGTTGTGTTTCTATTGGCCGAGTATTGGCGACCACTTGGTTTCGACCGCAGCCTAATTATGAACCTGATTTTTGTAGCGGTAAGCTGTTTTGGGGTTCTGGGCATCTTTTCGCTACTCAGAAAGTACTACGACAGCATCTTAAAATGGGCATTACAAAACAGGTTGCTGTTCCTGATAATCCCCACAACATTGCTCGTTCTTGGTTTCTTCATAATGCGCAACACGGGCAAGGAATTTATGCCAGCACTCAATGAGGGTTCGTTCCTGTTGATGCCCACATCCCTTCCTCACTCAGGCATAGAGGAAAACAAGAGGGTTTTGCAACAACTGGATATGGCCGTAGCCACTATCCCTGAAATCGAGACCGTGGTAGGAAAGGCAGGTCGTACCGAATCCGCACTTGACCCGGCACCGCTTTCGATGTACGAGAACGTGATTCAGTACAAGTCCGAATATATGCGGAACGCTTCAGGGGAACGGCAACGGTATCGGGTAAACGATGACGGACTCTTTGTATTGAAAAACGAAAGGTTTCATATCAATCCGAACAACGAAGTAGAAAGCGATGCTAATTATGAAGCATCCCAATTGCAAACTACTATCACAAGAAACGAATTGATTCCCGATGATGATGGCGAGTACTACCGCAACTGGCGACCTGAAATCGAAAGTCCAGATGATATTTGGAACGAAATTGTACGGGTCACCATATTACCGGGAATCACGTCCGCCCCAAAATTACAGCCCATCGAAACACGACTGGTGATGTTGCAAACTGGAATGCGCGCACCAATGGGCATTAAGGTCAAGGGGCAGGACCTACGGGAAATCGAAGCATTCGGCTTGGAACTCGAAGACATCCTAAAGCAAGCCGAAGGCGTCAAACAACAGGCTGTATTTGCCGACCGTATCGTGGGTAAACCCTATCTGTTGGTCGATATAAAACGGGAACAGTTGGCACGCTACGGTATTTCGATTATGGACGTACAGGAAATACTGCAGGTGGCCGTTGGTGGGATGCCCCTGACCCAGACTGTCGAAGGTAGGGAACGCTATGCGGTAAGGGTGCGCTACCCCCGTGAGCTGCGGGAAAGTCCGACTGACTTGAAAAACATCTACGTTCCCGTGGAAAAAGGAAGCCCTGTTCCATTAGGCGAATTGGTTGATATTCGATATGAGCAAGGTCCACAGGTCATCAAAAGTGAGGACACTTTCTTGGTAGGTTACGTGCTGTTCGACAAGCTGGACGGATTTGCCGAAGTGGATGTGGTGGAAAACGCCCAGTCATTGATTCAGGACAAAATAGATAATGGTGAACTGACCGTTCCCAAAGGCATTAGCTATAAGTTCACCGGAACCTATGAAAACCAGCTGCGAGCCGAGAAAACCCTGTCTATCGTGGTTCCGTTGTGCTTGATTATCATATTCCTCATTTTATACTTTCAGTTCAAATCGGTCACCACCTCATTAATGGTATTTACAGGCATCGCCATAGCCTTTGCAGGTGGCTTTGTGATGATTTGGCTGTACGGTCAGGACTGGTTTCTCAATTTCAGTTTGTTCGGTGAAAACCTACGTGAACTTTTTAATATCAAGACCATCAACCTGAGCGTTGCGGTTTGGGTCGGGTTTATTGCCCTTTTCGGAATCGCTACGGATGACGGTGTGGTGATGGCGACCTATCTCGACCAGAGTTTTGAGAAGGAAAAACCGAATGACAAACCAGGCATTCGTCAAGCTACCCTTGAAGCGGCCGGCAAGCGTATCCGTCCCTGTTTGATGACGACCGTAACGACCGTTCTTGCCTTGTTGCCCGTACTCACATCCACAGGAAAAGGAAGCGACATAATGATTCCAATGGCCATCCCCATTGTGGGCGGGATGCTTATTGATGTAACCTCATATTTCCTGTTGCCCGTATTGTACAGCTGGCGGGAAGAATACCAACTTAAACGAGCGAGCAAATGA
- a CDS encoding helix-turn-helix domain-containing protein gives MVKDFYIKNMVCDRCIKVLKDELNVNNIELHQIELGRLRLDIDDLDLDKFETLLKENGFSLIGSTEEKLTEKVKVELIKTMQELPIQLDKKLSEHLVDALGHEYSKISKVFSFTQGVTIEKYFIKLKIEKVKELIQANEHNFTEMAQLLDYSHINHLSGQFKSETGMSLSIYKSQQKNFRNSLDKIM, from the coding sequence ATGGTCAAGGACTTTTACATAAAAAATATGGTATGCGACCGATGCATCAAGGTGTTGAAGGATGAACTGAATGTAAATAATATCGAGTTGCATCAGATTGAATTGGGTCGATTGCGGCTGGACATTGATGACCTTGATTTGGACAAATTCGAAACCTTGTTGAAAGAAAACGGTTTCTCGCTCATCGGAAGTACGGAAGAAAAGTTGACCGAAAAGGTCAAGGTCGAACTCATAAAAACGATGCAGGAACTACCGATTCAACTTGATAAAAAACTGTCCGAACATTTGGTGGATGCCTTGGGACACGAGTATTCAAAAATCAGCAAGGTATTCTCGTTTACGCAAGGTGTTACCATTGAAAAATATTTCATCAAACTAAAAATTGAAAAGGTAAAAGAACTCATACAGGCTAACGAACACAATTTTACTGAAATGGCGCAACTGCTCGATTATAGCCATATCAACCATTTAAGCGGACAGTTTAAAAGCGAGACGGGAATGAGCCTTTCAATCTATAAATCCCAACAAAAGAATTTTAGGAATTCGTTGGACAAAATTATGTAG